A segment of the Haemorhous mexicanus isolate bHaeMex1 chromosome 3, bHaeMex1.pri, whole genome shotgun sequence genome:
CTGTCTGGAGAACTGCCCGCTAGAGACTGGAGCGGCAATGTGCTGCAGTAACCCTCTCTTGtgattttccttgctgtttccCTACTCATGCCTCTAAGGTCAAGGTAGATTTTTCCATCCCACTTCCTCATGTCCTCTCTGTGGTCACACAGGGTGGCCTGTGCTGTTTATGCTTACTTCTAATAGTTGGGacactggtccatactggtgGGGAATAGGATGCATAAGCCCTCCTTGTCCACAGCCAAGATACGGGCCTGTAGTGAGGAAGAGGCATTTTGTTTGAATAGGGGAGTTGGCCAATTTGTCCACCATTTGTCCCTCTCAATTTTTTCAGGACATTACTGCCAATGAGTTGGTGTATGACAGTGGTGCATCCCATCCCACCACATGGGTTGTGTACACTTGTCTTCATCTGGATCTTTGGATAACTGCTTGTTGTTATCATCCACATCACCATAAATCTCCTCCAGTGTGGCTAACTGCCTCAGATACTGGATGCCTCTATCCATGACAGTCCACTTGCCTGGGTGGCATAACATGTTCCTTGAAGGAGTAGCTTTCCTTCATACCTGGAGTCACTTCCATAGGCTGAGGGCTTGTGCTCCTTTTCCAGTTCCTTGGTTAATGCCCACCTCTGTAGAATGGGATACCAGCTGTTTGACTTCTCTGTCTTCTAATTCCAGGTTACTGGGCCTGTTTATTCCAGCATTGGAGCAACCAGGTGATGCCCTTGCCTGGATGATGACTGGAATTTTTTTGCATATGTCACAGCTCACTCAAGGATAGGGATCAGATGAttaactgtttatttttttttgttctgcctCTTCCCCCACCTCTTCTCATTATAGCTCTGCCACTTCATCCTTCACTAAATGACTTCACCTCTGCATATCTCTCTCCTTATGTATAGCAGGGGCTGATACAGGCATGAATTGGTGCTTTGGTTCAACCACAGTGCCTGTCACTGGGATTGGAGTAACCCCTGTGCCCATCATTTTCCCATCACATCCAGAggccttttttttccactcaagGGTACTGTACAGTCCTGAGCATGGCTCAGTAGgcctgggccaggctgcagcacattGCCGTGGGTTTTGCCTCTCTGGAATTTCCAGAGTGGCAGCGTAGTTTCTCCAAAAATTTAACTAGTCTTTCCAGATTTTGCACTTGTTCAGGGCTGAAGATCCAAAGCAGTGGAGGTGCCTACTGTCCTAGGCACTTCCCAAACTATCTCCCGTACCCTTCCACTTATCACTATCTAGCCTCAGGGCAGATCCCTGTGGGTGGAATTCTGGAATAATTGTTGATCCTAAAACAAGACCTTGAACACATTCAGAAGACACAGCAGTAGGAATGCTGGTTTGAACATCCCAAGGATATTAAAAATTCCCAAGTGCTGTTTTAGTTGGCCAAGGAGGAGAAAGATATCAGTATCCCTCATGGATTTGGTCTCTGAGTAGAGGTAAAAGTTGTAGTTATTAGTAGTTTCCTATAGATGGCTCCCAAAGTATGGAGATGTGGGCAGTGCTGAGTACAAATACCAGATCAGTTTCACGAGCAGCAGTTCTGTCATATTATGAGACAGTGTTACAGAGTACAACAACATAACCTTAGCCCCCTTCCTGTAGGTGACAAATACATAATATATTGCTCAGAGGTCAATAtatacaaataaattatttaataatgcAACTTTATGAACAGGGACACTACACCAACTTGGGGAACAAATATATCACCACTGTGACCAGTGACTAATATAATGAGTATTTATAAGAAATTTCTTCTGATATGTTCTAGTCAGATTTGTCATTATCTCAACCTGTCATGTCCTGTAATGGGCAGCAAAAATGTCTCTCATGGTTTAACCCTATCCAGCAACTGTGTGCCATACAGCTGCTCCCTCACTACACTGACCCAGTCAGGTGGAGGAATCAGAAgaataaaagtgagaaaacttgtgggttgtgataaagacagtttaaagggacagaaaaggaagaaaatcatAATAACggaagaattaaaaacaaatgagaCGCAATGCAGTTGCTCATCATGaccagtgcccagccagctcCCAAGTGATAGCCCTGGCCAGCTTTCCTCCCAGTTTATATATTAAGCATGATGTCATGtagtatggaatatccctttggctaGTTTGGGCCAGCTGTCCTGGCCGTGTCCCTCACGACTTCTTGTGCCACTCTCACCTCCTGGCAGGGTATGAGAGCTGTCAAATCCTTGACTTAGTATAGCTAACAGTACTTAGCAACAGCTAAAAACCGCAGTGAGTTATCAACATTACTCTCATACTGTATCCAAACCACAACTCTGAACCAGCTACTAGGGAGACAATTAACTCTGTCCCATCTCAAGTCAGGACAGCTCTGGCCTTTATGACAGTCATTAAGTAAATATTTCTGCCTGTTAAATATTAATCTGAATTGAGAGGAGCATGCTTTTCACTTAAAGTAGCTGCCTATTTCCTCTTTATAATATAGTACAAAAGAATGAATATCTCTATCTAGAACTATTTGTCAGTTTTTAAGTAGATCTTTGGAGAAAATCCACAGTTGGGGTTGTTTGTCTTTGAAATGCAAACAGAAGCTTGTGCACAGCTAattttaatgctctttcctATATGGCTGATCTAATACTGGAGAGTCTTCACTGCATAGCTGGGGCAGAAAGGATATTAATCATGAATTTTTCTTGCATGCCAGAGGACATGACTTTTGCCTTCACTTCTCTATACCTCAAAAGGCGAGATGTTTTTGGTTTCCTGAGTCGGAATTGTTGCCTGTGTTGCCTGTATATGAGATAAAGACCTCAGGTAGGATTTCACTCTGGTCaaaaacattagaaaaaatatAGGTTGTTGGAACTTCAGAGAAATAAGCTTTGGGTTAGATTTTTGCTCTGGGATGTCAGATTTTTTTGGAGACTTGTTGCCCTGAACTCTTTTGGAAATGACTCAGCTATTGATATAAGACTAGAGATTAACAATGTGCACTAGAAGGATAGTTGGAGTCTCTGCTTTGGTACTGTATTGCTCAGATTCAACTTCTTCATTGTCAGAGAGGGGCAAAGGCCAGTAATTTCTTCCTATAAAGTAATTTCTCCTCTGTCAAGGTATTCCAAAAGCCTTTGAGCCTTGGTGATTATTGATCCTGTCAGGCagtagatttaaaaaataaaaaatactattattgttttcttttttttccaaccttttcCAGGGTTGGAAAGACTTCCAGGGTTGGTCTGAGTAATAGATGTTGTTTTAAAGAATGGTCTGTGGAGCATGGGCAAGAACTAAGGCTTTCTccattttcaagaaaattttgGGAATTACAATAGAAATTTGGGAAATACAATacaattaataattttatgtgGGGTAAATATTTTCACCGCAAGGAAATTATTGTTTTCTCAAATTAATCTGTTATTCAATTAAATTTCATACAAGAATGAGAtctttggaaaagaaatctCAAGACTGAAGGGTAGTGAACTTCTGAGTTTATGCTGATTAAAGCCATGAGTGAATTACTGGTTTGCAGGTGGATGCTTCAACTCTTCTTCTGCTCACTGTGTTTTATCTTGAGACTAAACCTTTCTCTACAGAGATGTTTGGGGCTTAATGCCTTAACTCCCTCAAGAAATGTTGAGATGGTTTGACTAAGGAAGTACAATGAAATCTTAGTTAAAAACTTGAACAGTGGAAGGATGTACATGCTTAAAATATGTGATAGGAGTGAGTGTTCAGGCCTCAGCAGTAGCTAGATCCTGGTAGGCTGGACCAGTGTTCTGATGGTAACCACAGGAGGTATAATCCAGTGCCCAGAATAAAGTCACCTTGTCCCTCTATACAGCCCAGCCAATGACTGTTGAGGAATGAGCTTTGCCAAAGAGACCCCTGGGGTGGGTCCTGGTGGAGAACCAGGACAAATGTGTTGAACATTAGAGAGCAGTGTGTCTGAAGGGGGGAAAGTTTGACATCTATCTGAAAAGGTGTATCCAGCATTTTGGGAGAAGTGGTGGTTCTCTATTTGGAGCTCATGAGGCTGCATCAGGAATGTAGTGTGGACTGCTCACCTTGCAGTACAAGAAAGGCACAGACATGGAGAAGCACACTGTTACTGAGGGGCCAGAGCCTGTGATGTGTGAGGAGGGGGAGACAGGAGTTTCTTCAATGTGGAGGAGGAAGGGCCAAGCTGCCATCCAGCACTGTCATGGGAGGGACAGAGAAGGTAACGCTGTGTTCCTCCAGATGTGTGGTGAAAGCCTGTGAGGCAAAGGACACAAGTTGATTCTCAGACTTAGTGGCAGCAAGTCAGTCTCTGCATCCTTTATTTGCAGTGGGATATTTAGAATATTAAGATCATAGTCTTGAGtagtgtggtttttttattttctggtttattttaatttgtaaaaAAGTGAACCTGCTTATGAAGCAAGTAAAACTAAGGTGTGACACAtgcttttggtgttttttttttttttaatcgggttttggtttttttaattgtgttttgttttatggaTATAAAACACAACACAATACTGAGCTCACAGGCCTTTGCAATTACATAGGTTTTGATCTTTTTCCTCACTCAGTCTCACATTGTCTTCCACATTTTTGATTTTAAGAATGTAATGACATACTTAACACAATTAAAGGAATTTCATAGAAAGTGTGAAGTATTGGAGAGTATCTGGCATTTTGGCAGCATTTCAGTCCTGTATGACAGTTTTATGGGTAAGAATGTTTTGTgtgcttttaaaatagttttatatTGTGTGTAATTTGTGAATAAGTGGTTGTGAGATACAAGAATCCTTTCACAAGTCTCTTTTACTGTTGTTAGTTGCACTATTAAACTATGTGGAACTTGTTCAGCTCTTAACTGAGAACATTGCTTGCTGAGAACTCTGTTTTGTTATGGTATGTTGCACTGTCTTCCTTACCCTCTGACACAGATTGATttgttttcaaagcaaaatcaGATGTTTTGAGAGAAGGGGTTGTGCAAAGTTTTAACTAGGTGTTGCAGTGATGGATACACTTTGTGTGTCCTTTCCATGgattcagtgtttaaaaaactGCTGAGCAAGCTGTTGGGATCTTCAACACAGAATGGCAGAGAGGTAGTGTGAAGTTTGGTTTATCTGTGTGTAGTCTGCTGTATACTTGTTTAGGTGAGGGGAATGGCGGGAGTAAGGATTAATTATTCTCTTCTTGGCCTGGCAACAAATTCTTAAACTAGAATTAGATTATCATGACACTGTAGATTCTGTAGGTGGGTACTACTGTGTCAGAGACAAGTGATTGCTCAGGATCAGTCATGACAGAGTTCTTGCCAATTCTTTTTAGATGAAATTAGCTGTAATTTTCACCTTTAAGGATTTTATAGGGTGTTGACTTCTAGCATGGGCTGAAGTTGTGATATGTGAGTTTCTGAGATTTGTGGATTAAAGAATGTATTCTCTTCCGACTTTGTAAAGGGCAAGGTAATTTTTCAGGTCTGTGTAGGACACTTGAGTCTGGTACAGGAGAGGAAATCAGAAGTCTTCTAAAACTTCAATGTAGATTATTCACATTTTACCTGTGAGCTTGCATTCTGGAGATAGTCTCCAAATACTGAAGAACTTCTAACTTTCTGCAGGTTATTTACTTCCCTTAACTCATATCTCTCGTAATTGAATAAATTTTGTCGTTTATAAAATTTGCGAGTAGAAGTTTATTGGAataatttctgaatttaaaatcCCATGTAAGCACATGAAAGTCCTTCAGGGATGGCTGAGAGTtgaggttgttcagcctggagaaggctgggGAGATCTTATAAAGGCCTTTAAGTACCTAAAGATAGCATGCAAGAAGGGTGGAGAGGGACTGTTGGCCAAGtacagtgataggacaagggaaAGGGCTTCAAACAGTAAGAGGGTAGGTTTGGATTtgagagaagaaataaatcctttactgtgagggtgagaCATTGGAAgatgttgcccagagaagctgtggatgccccatccccagaagtgttcagggccaggttggagggAGCTTTGTGCagtctggtctagtggaaggtgcccctgcccatggcgagaggggttggaacaagatgatctttaaagttttttccagtccaaaccattctatgattctgtagTAAGTATTGAAATGTTGTTTGTTGTTAATTTGTTAAAAGATTCCTGTGAAGTTTTCTTGTATTTAAGTGGGAATTACTGCCTTGGTTCCTTTGGCAGATGATCACTTTTGCCGTGCCTTACAAGAATACAGAAGTAGCATAGTAGATGCACAGCTAGTGAGACCAGTCCGTTCTGATTTATGAACatgaattgatttttttaagccACAGTAAAACTGGAAAGAAAGTAGGAGTGATATAGTTGTTGTTTTTTCATCATAAATTTTGTCTCTGCAGAGGATGACAAAATCAGCAGGGCTGCAAAGGTATGTGAACTACTCTGCCCTCATATAGAGATAGTTTAATTTTTATGAAGTAGCTCTTCAAAAAAGACAGCACCTCaacaaaaaaatactaaaaaatgaGTACAGAGGTTTGTAAATTCACACTTCATTCGTGtcattactgatttttttttttcctccagtatagttgttgacttttgcatgCATGCATGCTTTATCACTTTTTATGAAGAAGAAACACAGGAAGCAGACAACAAAGCTCATGTGGAATGGTGGTTTTATAAATAAGACTTGTTCTCTCTGTTTTCCAGATTCAATATTGCATAAACATGGGTGCATTTTTGGATAAaccaaaaactgaaaaacataaTGCTCATGGTGCAGGGAATGGCTTGCGTTACGGCCTCAGCAGTATGCAGGGATGGAGAGTGGAAATGGAAGATGCTCACACAGCTGTTGTAGGTATTCCCCATGGCTTAGAGGACTGGTCCTTTTTTGCTGTCTACGATGGTCACGCAGGATCTCGTGTTGCAAATTACTGCTCCACGCACTTACTAGAACACATCACTAACAATGAAGACTTTAGGGCGACAGAAAAACCTGGATCTGCTCTTGAACCTTCAGTGGAAAATGTCAAGAGTGGAATCAGAACTGGCTTTTTGAAAATTGATGAGTATATGCGCAATTTCGCAGACCTTAGAAACGGCATGGACAGAAGTGGCTCAACAGCAGTGGGAGTTATGATTTCACCTGAGCATGTATACTTTATCAACTGTGGTGATTCACGTGCTGTTCTCTATAGGAATGGACAAGTCTGTTTTTCAACACAGGATCACAAACCTTGCAACCCGAGGGAGAAAGAGCGAATCCAGAATGCAGGCGGCAGTGTAATGATTCAGCGTGTTAATGGTTCATTGGCAGTTTCTCGAGCTCTGGGGGACTATGACTACAAATGTGTTGATGGTAAAGGCCCTACAGAACAACTTGTTTCTCCAGAGCCTGAGGTGTGTGAAATTTTAAGGGCAGAAGAAGATGAGTTTATCATCCTGGCTTGTGATGGCATCTGGGATGTAATGAGCAATGAAGAGCTCTGTGAATATGTAAAGTCTAGACTTGAAGTATCAGATGACCTGGAAACAGTGTGCAATTG
Coding sequences within it:
- the PPM1B gene encoding protein phosphatase 1B isoform X1, whose protein sequence is MGAFLDKPKTEKHNAHGAGNGLRYGLSSMQGWRVEMEDAHTAVVGIPHGLEDWSFFAVYDGHAGSRVANYCSTHLLEHITNNEDFRATEKPGSALEPSVENVKSGIRTGFLKIDEYMRNFADLRNGMDRSGSTAVGVMISPEHVYFINCGDSRAVLYRNGQVCFSTQDHKPCNPREKERIQNAGGSVMIQRVNGSLAVSRALGDYDYKCVDGKGPTEQLVSPEPEVCEILRAEEDEFIILACDGIWDVMSNEELCEYVKSRLEVSDDLETVCNWVVDTCLHKGSRDNMSIVLVCFSNAPKVSEEAVKKDAELDKYLESRVEEIMEKAGEEGMPDLAHVIRILTAENIPNLPPGGGLAGKRNIIENVYTRLNPHRDNEGEPGAAEEGGTQGRLVEALRQMRINHRGNYRHLLEEMLAGYRLAQLQGPGPPEDSAANEPRPPRAGPAPAPAPRPAAGSDQSGEQHS
- the PPM1B gene encoding protein phosphatase 1B isoform X3, with product MGAFLDKPKTEKHNAHGAGNGLRYGLSSMQGWRVEMEDAHTAVVGIPHGLEDWSFFAVYDGHAGSRVANYCSTHLLEHITNNEDFRATEKPGSALEPSVENVKSGIRTGFLKIDEYMRNFADLRNGMDRSGSTAVGVMISPEHVYFINCGDSRAVLYRNGQVCFSTQDHKPCNPREKERIQNAGGSVMIQRVNGSLAVSRALGDYDYKCVDGKGPTEQLVSPEPEVCEILRAEEDEFIILACDGIWDVMSNEELCEYVKSRLEVSDDLETVCNWVVDTCLHKGSRDNMSIVLVCFSNAPKVSEEAVKKDAELDKYLESRVEGVILLKMCILG
- the PPM1B gene encoding protein phosphatase 1B isoform X2, with product MGAFLDKPKTEKHNAHGAGNGLRYGLSSMQGWRVEMEDAHTAVVGIPHGLEDWSFFAVYDGHAGSRVANYCSTHLLEHITNNEDFRATEKPGSALEPSVENVKSGIRTGFLKIDEYMRNFADLRNGMDRSGSTAVGVMISPEHVYFINCGDSRAVLYRNGQVCFSTQDHKPCNPREKERIQNAGGSVMIQRVNGSLAVSRALGDYDYKCVDGKGPTEQLVSPEPEVCEILRAEEDEFIILACDGIWDVMSNEELCEYVKSRLEVSDDLETVCNWVVDTCLHKGSRDNMSIVLVCFSNAPKVSEEAVKKDAELDKYLESRVEEIMEKAGEEGMPDLAHVIRILTAENIPNLPPGGGLAGKRNIIENVYTRLNPHRDNEGGSGDLEDPW